The region ATAGAAATCGAGACGTCGTCATGGCGACGAGCCCATTTTGACGAAGAAGCAAACAAGATAGGACTGAAGTATGCATCAGATCTGGTCGATGAGCTACAAGAGGCCTCCCATGTCCAAGAGTTTGTTGACAAACATAGAGCATCCGAGAGATACATCTCCAAGGTAAATCTGAGGGAGACATAGAAGGGTGACTTGTTATTAAAGGAAATGGTCATACCCACATAGTAGGGGAAACTACAACCTAATTAGGAAGGGTCATACCACATATACCAAAAACTGCCTCACGAAGCATTCAAATCGCAAGAACTTGAAGGACCGCTCGTACCCCGGACTTGGAACGCTCTCCACCTCCAATATTACTATAGTTGAAATTATTTGTAACCTTCTAGTAAATGGCATGCCTATATAATTTTGGAAAATCATTCCAATGCCTATAGTTGAAATTATTTGTAACCTTCCAATAAACCCTCTTTTTAAAGTAAATCGTATGTTGGACTTCCACAAGAAGATCCTTGCCTCCCCTTGAGGCAATTGTATACTGGACCTTCATGAAAGGATCCTTGTCTCCCCTCGAGGTAATTGTATACTTGACTTCCACGGGAAGATCCTTTCCGCCCCTTGAGGAAATCACATGCTAGAATTCCACGAGAAGATCCTTGCTTCCCCTTGAGGAAATTATATGGTGGACCTTCATGGAAGGATCCTTGCCGCCCCTCGAGTCAATTGTATGTTGGACCTTTATGGAAGATCCTTTCCCCCTTTCGAGGCAATTGTATGTTGGAGTTCCACGAAAAGATCCTTGCTATTCCTTAAGGCAATTGTATGTTGGATTTCCACGTGAAGATCCTTGCCGTCTCACCGAGGCAATCACACGACTAAACTTACATAGGGAGATTTGATGCCCTCCCAAGTCATACCTGATTAACCGAAAGAAAAAGCTTTCGATCGAGGGACTTAGCGTCTCCTCGGGCGAGATAGCTTCTGAAGTAATACCTAAGGGGCGCGACCTGTATCAAGCCTCAGAGACTTCGTGTAAATCCTTGCTAGAGGGCTCGATAGAAGTCTCGTTTGAAAGGTTAAAACGACATGCTTAAGGGACTTAAGTCCCCCCAACAGGGCTATGTGATATCATATATGAGGGACTTAGAATCCCCAAAGCAGAAAAAGATTTCGTCCAAGGGAGTGGGAAGACCAATTTCTTTCTTACAATCATGGAGAAGTAGTTATTCCTTCTCTATTGACCGAGTATGTGCGCCTCACGTAGTTCCTTAGTTGAATTAGTAGGAAATATGACAGGGTTGGGGCGGCTAAGCCTAGACCAAATACGACTGCCAGTTTTTGGGCGCCCATATTGTCCATTTGTTCAGGCGACTTGTGGCACATTTCCGCACGAGTACCCCAATGTTGGTGCAATTCCTTTGACTTGTGTCATTTGAGCTATTCCTTTTAGGCCTAGTAAAATTATCGTAGTCCATATACCATATATATCATTTATTAAATATATATGATTTTTTTCTCATATATGAAACAAGAGGGAGTAGATGTTGTTAACAACGTGGGTCATCAACAATTTTTACATTTCCCGTCTCCAAATTTGTCTCCCCGATGAATCTTCGTCCCTCAAATCCTCGACGAGGATGAATAATTGAATCTCAACCTCATCCCAAACAAATTTGAATATTTCACCGCGCCCTTCTCTCAACACTGaaattaattaaaacaaataGAAACAACAATTTTCTCAAAACACATAACCTTCCGTGATCTCATAATCCTCCCTAAACGTATACAACTATTATTTTAAATTATCAAAATTAAATAAATCACAAATCATAATATAAATGCATTAACCATATAACCAATATTTCAAATCATCAAAAACAAATAATCTAAATTATCataatcaaataataaaatacaaATCCATATTTTAAACTACAATCAAAACAACACCATAATAAAAAGTATTCTACCTTCTAAACTATCATAAAAAACAACCACATAACCAAAATATTTTTCATCATCTTGCATTGAAATTACTAACATAATAGATAAATAGCCAAATCAACATTATTTTCTTTCCATCTCTAAATATATATAATTAGAGTATATTCATTATTTTtaagagattaattgaaatacactgtcagtgtaaaagggttttacaccatcacttaattataaacattggatattaaaagaagtttgacttttattttaaaaatctataaagtaatacaaacgggtgatggtgatgaaccgacggtgtaaaactttttacactgacagtgtatagtaattaatctctatTTTTAAAACATCGATTATGACATATACTTCACCTAATCCATCCAATTAGTATGATAAAGAAACATTATTATTCAAACCAAAAAATAATGACAAAGTAGACAAAATAAAAAGCACAAATTGCATGTTTTTTATTAATTAGTCTTTAATGAAACATTAATAGAAAAAGAAAGTGTAGAAGACTTTTGAAGAGTTTCCACTTTCAACAACATCTGGAGACAGACAATATAGCAGTTAGATAACACATAGCCGCCTCATAATTCATCTtcttctctcttcttcttctcatGAATCAAAACTAGAAGAAGAAACagaaacaaacaaaaaaatggGTTGTGGAAACATGTTCTTCACAATTCTCATAACATTTTCAGTTACACTCATAACATACAACATAATCATCTCAGGAAACGCTCCTTTGAAGCAAGAATTTCCTGGTGGTCCTTCACGTCGTCCTTCAATTACCATTGACCCAATAATCAAGATGCCATTGGAGAAGCAAAAATCATCATCGAGGAGATTGTTTCATACTGCTGTTACAGCTTCTGATTCTGTTTACAATACTTGGCAGTGTAGGGTTATGTATTATTGGTTCAAAAAGTTTAAGGAAGATTCAGATTCTGATATGGGTGGATTTACCAGGATTTTGCATTCTGGTAAAGCTGATCAGTTTATGGATGAGATCCCTACTTTTGTTGCTCAGCCTTTGCCTTCTGGAATGGATCAGGTTTTGatttttgttctttgttttcATTGCTTTGAATCAGTTTTCTGGGTTTGGCTgagtttgattttttttttgattaaTTTGTTGTATATATGATTTTGGGGAAGAAATTGTTATATATATGAGTATTGTCTATGGCAGGGTTACATAGTTCTTAATAGACCTTGGGCATTTGTACAGTGGCTTCAACAAGCAGATATCAAAGAAGAGTATGATATGTTTGActttgaatttcatttgattttctAGGATTTTGGTTTTGATTTTTATTAATGTGTTGTGTTTTGGTAATACCAGTTACATATTGATGTCGGAGCCGGATCATATAATTATGAAACCTATACCGAATTTAGCCAGAAATGGAATGGGAGCTGCGTTCCCTTTCTTTTATATTGAGCCTAAGAAGTACGAGAATGTGCTAAGGAAGTACTTCCCGGAGGAAAATGGACCTGTGACGAATATAGATCCAATTGGGAATTCGCCGGTGATTGTTGGCAAGGTAGATGTCGTTTAGTTTCTTGTGGTGATTATatggatattcttgattttagGGAAAAAAGTTTAATTTGATTTGCGAATATATGATAGGAATCGCTTAAGAAGATTGCTCCTACTTGGATGAATGTTTCGTTGGCGATGAAAAAAGATCCTGAAACTGATAAAGCTTTCGGATGGGTGCTTGAAATGTGATTTTCTTTCTCTTCTTGAATTAGTATTATCCTCTCTTAGCCTCATAATAACTTTGATTGACTTTGTATGCTATTTTTGTATCATTGGTTTAGGTATGCTTATGCTGTTGCATCTGCTCTTCATGGTGTTCGTAACATATTACACAAGGACTTTATGATTCAGGTTCAATAAGGTTCTCTTTTTAGTATATTTTTTACTGTCATGTGTGTTAGTAAGGCTCTCATGTAGCATTATACGATAGCAGTGAGAACCTTTGATTAAAGCTTACAACACTCTCCAATTAAGAACTACTACTACATTTGAGGTATTCTAGGATCATCAGTTCATAACACAAAACATGAAGTAAAACACAGTTAGTCTTGTACAGCCGTTTAGTCAACGGATTTCAGTGGTCTGCATGGACCTTGGTGTAAGTATAGTGAGACGGTGAGTGGTGATTCTAGAAGCCTTGTTTGGAAGAGTTTATTTCAGCTTATGTATCACAATAAGTGATTAACTACGTAGTACAGATACTTCAGATTGAAGATGTGTCCGGTATTGACATGCCAGTGTCTTGTCGCTGTCCATGATTCATAGATGCTTAAGACGCATTTTGATCCAGCTTATAGCATGATTTGCATTCTTTGTTTTTATTGATGTCTTTAACATACTGTAGTGCTATGATATGGTTTCATTTTCCGATTCTTTGTTCTATAGAAATCGCATAGAATAGCGCTTGAATGATAATGTattcataacttgttcattttcTAATATTGTACTAAAAGACAGGCTTACGTGGTCTTTAAATACTGAATTCATCAAAAGCATGATGATATATATCTTCAAATTTACGAAGATTTTCTTTGTTTATTATGTGTTAGCCTCCATGGGACAAAGAACTTGGCAACAAGTACATAATTCACTACACTTATGGCTGTGACTATAATATGAAGGTACTCAATTCTCAATAAAACAACACTACATCTATGCCTTTTTTTATTTATCTAATAGCTTAAATTGTTACTACATGTATGGCGTAAAATGTTCAGGGCGAACTGACATATGGAAAGATTGGAGAATGGAGGTTTGATAAAAGATCTTATGATGGTGTTGCTCCTCCAAAAAATCTGACTTTGCCACCACCTGGTGTTCCAGAAAGCGTGGTATGTTTCATCTCTCTTCGTGTTAGTTCGGTTACTTTTTGTTTCCTTCAAGCTTTTCTTGTTAAGAATTATTGGGAAATTTAAGAATTGAGATTATTATGTAGAGTTTTACAAGCCGGCTTTGGTTTTCTAGGTGACCCTTGTAAAAATGGTTAATGAAGCTACAGCAAATATTCCGAACTGGCCATCATAGGAATTTCTCATGGTGGTTGCAATGTGTTCAGAATGCTGGAGCTCTTTGCTATTTCACACATGTTGGCAACTGTGTATCTGTAACTCTTTATGTAGATGACTTTACACACTTGAGGCAAACATGGATATTTTTTCAATGCTTGATTAAAAAAAATGTGGTGTGTTTTCAGAATGTGTCCAAATTGgaaagtttttttttaattttattgaTTGCTGTAGTTGAGAAGATTGACAATGAATCAAGAAGGAACAAAACAATTGTGCTCAAATCTGTAACCCTGTATCTTTGTAGTATACTAATAAAACTTCATTTCAGTGATGCCATAATGAAATATTTGCCTTTGGAAAGAGGCAACATGTTTGGTAGTTTTTTTTTACTTACAGTATAATAAAACTTCATTCAGTGATGCCATAACTGATTTTTTTGCCTTGGTAAAGAGGCAACATGTTTTAAGAGTCATAAACAACCACTGCAAAATGCTCAACGACTTAAGGTAGTTTCAGAATACTACCCCCAAACTAGTTCTTAACAATAACCTAGAGAAATATAGAGAACAATAAACAACTTCAGACTAGACTAGAGCTTCCAAGTAATATACCAGGCAGTGATGACTGGTTAACAAATCGAGCAATTCCTCCAATCCTTGTGGTAGGCGCTTCTTTACCGAAGCTTTATCCTACTAAATGAGTAAGCTTTATCCTCCTACTAAATGAGTAAGCTTTATCCTATTAAATGAAATGAGtttgatcaaatgaatcaacTTCGGTTATAATGATCTATAAAATGAAATGAGTTTGATTAGATGAATCAACTTTGGTTATAATGTTTTATAAAAAGTCATGTTTTTATTCAAATCATTAATCttgagaatttttttaaataatttttctTATAGTTTTTTTTAGATTTTTATCTATCTCTATATTTGTGTGACTATTCTCCATCTGATCTATTCTTTTTATCACAAAATATACATATTTTCTCTCTACATGTCCGAATCACTTAAGTCTAATTTTCACCGTATTTTCAATTAATAAGTGTCACTCTAACACTCTCTAATATTGTTATTTCTAATTTTATACTGTCTAATCTTAGCACACATTTAATGCAAGATCCTTATCTGTATTACACTTATTCTCGTGTAGATTCTTAATTGCATAACATTCTATCTCTAAAGTCCTCAATTATTTTAACCACCCAATTTGAATTTAATGATTTATATCGCTTACTATTTTTCCATAGTTTTGGATCACGGGTCCAAAATATTTAAATTGTGTGACTTGTCTATGATATAATCTTTATCTTTCACCTTTTAAGTTAGAAACGTATCTTCTTTTTCTAAATATACATTTTAAATACCTTATTTTACTTCTGTTTGAGGGAATACCATGCGTTTATGTTATATTATGTCTTAAAACCTCATgtaagaaaagaaaaggaaaaatGACATATTAACCTCATgtaagaaaagaaaaggaaaaatGACATATTTCGGTACTGACATATTTTCGAGCTTGTTTGCGGCGGATCTATTTGTTAATGTGTTTTGTTTTGGGTTTGTTATGGATCTCTTGGATTTTAACAATTATAAATACAAATATGTATTTCTTATCTTATTGTATTTTTGACAATCTTGAAATCTTCATAACTGAAGAGAGAAATAAGGGTTTAGATAAATCTTTTGAGTTAATTAGAAGGATCAGATAATACTTCTAAACACTTTGGATTTGTATGATTACTATATCGAGAGTTTAAGAGATTAGGAAGTATTTTcatagaaattagggtttgttttagaaaattttgGAAGATTATTTTCTTGTAActaatttataatattttgtaACAACTTTGAGAGTATAATGAATTGGAGAGTTACTCTCTCCCCAGACTTAAATCATTTGATAAATTGGgtaaacaattttttttttgtgtttttccCCTTCTTTTATCTTCTTCTGCCAAGTTAATTCATTTTGTTATTACATTAAAAATTATTATTGCTGAAGATCATTTGTTGGATTGTCATTGTTATTATATGTCTTGATGTAAAAAATATTTGAGATGTCTTTCATATACACGAAATACTTTTTATTCACATTACACATCGTTCATATGTCCATTAAGATCTCCAATTACACTATATTTTTAGTTATTGCAAAAGTGACACATACAAATTCATATGTATTATAATAACAAAATTtatcaaaattaataaaatggATGATACATTACCCTATAATATTTAGTGTATTAAATACATTAATGCTTGATTAACCTAAGATTCTCCTATAATATTTAGTGTATTAAGTACATTAATGCTTGATTAACCTAAGATTCATTTAGAAAAAACATTGATGTATAAAATGTTGAGATGAATTTCATAGATGCGAGCCCTTTTGATTCACATTACAGATTATTTATATGTCCTCTAAGATCTAAAAACAACACTATATTTTTGTGTGATTCAACTTATGACACATTGGATGGAACA is a window of Lathyrus oleraceus cultivar Zhongwan6 chromosome 6, CAAS_Psat_ZW6_1.0, whole genome shotgun sequence DNA encoding:
- the LOC127091550 gene encoding hydroxyproline O-arabinosyltransferase 1 encodes the protein MGCGNMFFTILITFSVTLITYNIIISGNAPLKQEFPGGPSRRPSITIDPIIKMPLEKQKSSSRRLFHTAVTASDSVYNTWQCRVMYYWFKKFKEDSDSDMGGFTRILHSGKADQFMDEIPTFVAQPLPSGMDQGYIVLNRPWAFVQWLQQADIKEDYILMSEPDHIIMKPIPNLARNGMGAAFPFFYIEPKKYENVLRKYFPEENGPVTNIDPIGNSPVIVGKESLKKIAPTWMNVSLAMKKDPETDKAFGWVLEMYAYAVASALHGVRNILHKDFMIQPPWDKELGNKYIIHYTYGCDYNMKGELTYGKIGEWRFDKRSYDGVAPPKNLTLPPPGVPESVVTLVKMVNEATANIPNWPS